A genomic window from Algoriphagus sp. Y33 includes:
- a CDS encoding TolC family protein, producing the protein MKYKILFILLAGLISDSQAQDHFSLLQSIEYTLKHHPSQAVYTNNVGIAEAKSAQTVAGYLPQVSGSATFTDNLKLQTNVLPAGIFGPEPEEIQFGTKYNSNLGIDVSQTLYDPQKIVGIRGNEPYIAVSRVQQEHNNEDLAYNTAKAYFQVLIYEEQIAIQTANKIKYEEMVKTLQYQFEKGTVLEKDVDRVRVNLNAANYQLEDAKTRRRLAVNTLKNAMGLPLDADLAIIDSINYGQFAEHNVDEVFELEALTEVKIGEKLIELQQVNLLAKQASYLPSISFFSKIAAQSLANDFSDAFSSWKGFSYVGLSVSVPIFSGFRRQSQVKEERLKLENEKYNFQIREQSYSLRFENAKTSVSTAYGNYQSNQENMALALKLRKVTEYQYQRGVASLTDFLNDDTAYKAAQSNYINSLYNLIVSQLEFQKSRGNLFAFLTTLQ; encoded by the coding sequence ATGAAATATAAAATTCTTTTCATCCTTCTTGCAGGTTTGATAAGTGATAGTCAAGCGCAAGACCATTTCTCACTTCTTCAGAGTATAGAATATACCCTGAAGCATCATCCCTCTCAGGCGGTGTACACTAACAATGTTGGCATTGCAGAGGCCAAAAGCGCTCAAACGGTGGCGGGTTATCTGCCACAGGTTTCTGGGTCAGCTACTTTCACAGATAACCTGAAGTTGCAAACTAATGTGTTGCCTGCTGGGATATTTGGTCCCGAACCGGAAGAAATACAGTTTGGAACCAAGTACAACAGTAATCTGGGCATCGATGTAAGCCAAACACTTTACGACCCACAGAAAATTGTCGGAATCAGAGGGAACGAACCCTATATAGCCGTATCTCGCGTACAACAAGAGCATAATAACGAGGATCTCGCTTACAACACGGCAAAAGCCTATTTCCAGGTGTTAATCTATGAAGAGCAAATAGCCATACAGACAGCGAATAAAATCAAGTACGAAGAAATGGTAAAAACCCTGCAGTACCAATTTGAAAAAGGTACTGTGCTTGAAAAGGATGTCGATCGGGTTAGGGTTAATCTGAATGCTGCCAACTATCAATTGGAAGATGCTAAGACAAGACGTCGATTAGCTGTAAACACTTTAAAAAATGCGATGGGTCTGCCCCTTGATGCTGACCTGGCAATAATAGATTCGATCAACTATGGGCAGTTTGCTGAACACAACGTGGACGAGGTTTTTGAATTGGAGGCTTTAACAGAGGTAAAGATAGGGGAAAAGTTGATCGAACTTCAGCAGGTGAACTTGCTGGCGAAGCAGGCAAGTTACCTACCTTCCATCAGCTTTTTCAGTAAAATCGCAGCACAGTCACTTGCCAATGATTTTTCGGATGCTTTCTCGTCATGGAAGGGTTTTTCCTATGTGGGACTATCGGTCAGCGTACCGATTTTCAGTGGTTTCCGCCGCCAGAGCCAAGTTAAAGAAGAGCGGCTAAAGCTTGAGAATGAAAAGTATAATTTCCAGATCAGGGAACAGTCCTACAGTCTGCGGTTTGAGAACGCAAAAACCTCGGTAAGTACAGCCTATGGTAATTATCAAAGTAATCAAGAGAATATGGCCCTTGCGCTAAAATTGCGGAAAGTCACCGAGTATCAATATCAGCGTGGGGTAGCTTCATTAACGGATTTTCTCAACGATGATACCGCCTACAAAGCCGCCCAAAGTAATTATATCAATAGCCTTTACAACCTGATTGTAAGTCAACTCGAGTTTCAAAAATCAAGGGGAAATCTTTTCGCCTTTTTAACTACGCTCCAGTAA